One window from the genome of Thermodesulfobacteriota bacterium encodes:
- a CDS encoding metallopeptidase family protein, translating to MDREKFKELVDKAFENIPDNFKEKIRNVAITVEDFPSRYDLDGLKINDGRFLLGLYRGTPLPQRSVWQGIQFPDKIVLFKRNIERMCRNEKEVEEKVNEVLLHEIAHYFGLSDKEIYELMGSD from the coding sequence TTGGATAGAGAAAAATTTAAAGAACTCGTGGACAAGGCATTCGAAAATATACCGGATAACTTCAAGGAAAAGATCCGAAACGTTGCGATTACGGTGGAGGACTTTCCTAGCCGGTATGATTTGGATGGGCTCAAAATAAATGACGGCAGATTCTTGCTGGGACTTTACCGGGGAACTCCGCTTCCTCAGAGGAGCGTGTGGCAGGGCATACAATTCCCGGATAAAATCGTCCTTTTTAAGCGTAACATCGAGAGGATGTGCAGAAACGAAAAAGAAGTAGAAGAGAAGGTTAATGAAGTTCTTTTACACGAGATAGCTCATTACTTCGGGCTATCGGATAAAGAGATTTATGAGCTTATGGGTTCTGATTAA